The region AGATGAGACCTTTCGTCTATTTCATTTAGTTGAGtaataactttaatattttcCCAATAATTGTCCACACAtatatttttccccaaaaagcTAACACCTCACTTGTACTCTCTTAAGCACCCGTGTTTGAGGTTCATTAACATTTAGGAATTACTGGAAACTCTGCAGTTGttcaataataaaattatttcttaaaaaacacaacCTGCCCACAATTAATCAtacatgcaaaatgacaatgttttatctgttttatcttttcaatATTGTTGCACACTTGAAACTTTACCTTCAAGGATGTACAAATTGGTACCAGGGGATGCATTGTTGTCTAGGATGCCTGTCAGCCACAGGATAACTAGAGGGTAGATGGTCACAGTATAGCGTAGGTGCTTATCAAGATAGAAGTTCTCCAACAGAAACCTGAAAGCAGCAGAAGACAAAAAAggcttgttttttcttctcctcctgtcTTATGGCAAGCAACAGCAGCAGTTAAACTACATAAGGCAGCTGGGAGTCAGACTCACCACACTAACAGCTCCatcaggagcagcagcagtgacAACATTGTGCAGTGATATCGAGATGCTTCCGTCTGATGCTGCAAGTAGATTGTCAGGTTCAGCAAAGTGGAGAGTGTTCCCCAAGTGGCATACACTGCCACTCCATTTTGCACCTGTTTTGACACAATGAGAGACAGCTTGAGTGAACCAAAAACCAGTTAGTAAATGCTACAAAGATGTGTGTTTTTGgttaatttatttacacattctTAAAGTTACTTGCTTGTGAacagttgtttgtgtttttgtggcaTCAGATAGAACACATACATAAATTATGTTGTCTGTcaaactcactcactcacaatctgctgcttttatgttgtctaataattgtaaaaaataatcccccattattattcaataatattttattgaataaaatataattcagtaatattttattttcaaaatattaggCTCAACTGGTAAAGTTCGACAAATCAGTGTCAGCCCGATTTTACTTCGAAGGGTGAGTTCGGCagataaaaacaagataaaaataggaaacagggaagtaaaaagaaagaagatgtTACAATTTACCTTAATGATTTTCAGCACcaaaatgaatgtgttttttttctataattacTTATCAAATTATAAATTTGATAATTACTTATCAAAGCTTCAGAATGTGATTTTACAAGCTTTTAGTCATACCCGTCGTAGCAAATATGTTGCAAAGACCAAATAAAAAGCCGCCCAAGAATGTTGCcctatatttatagttttaccAATATCCTGAACATCCAGAGGTCTGCGTTGCGATGTTTGCTCAGCCAGGCACCATAAATCTTTAGCCCATGGCAGGAGAAAAATAGCGTCATGTAATCAGTTAGTGTCATTAGAGCTGCGGTTATGAGCACTGGGAGCAGCATCCTGgacacagagaaataaaatgttcctaTGAATCAAAAGagatgacaagaggaggagccTGATGGTTAGTGTGAGTTAGCATACTTACTCTCTGTCATACAGAAAGAGCCAGGTGATGTTCAAGCTAAGGTAAATGATGATGCTGACATGAAACCCATAAGGCAACACTGCAGGTGTGGTATACATCCACTCATATGTACTCCTGCACTGGGCAGAGATAATACAGTTAAATACTAAGCACATGTCGACAAACAGAAGGAGCCTGTGGGGAAATAATCTGTCTTTTCATGCGATGTTTGAGCAATCTGGAAGGTGTAAAGAGAAAATGAGTGCACTGAGGAGAAATAAATTGACTCAGTACAACAAAGTGTGATTTCCCACGTGACAGGACAGCAGGGTGTTGTAAAgtattaaaacagaaagaaatattcttTCTGTGAAAAAGCTATAGAACCTTTCCATCTGTAACTCAAAAGTGTTGAAAATTGAGCATCTGGTTTTACAccaatgtgtttgtgttgtctgtactgaataaataatttttaaaaaaagtcattacCTTCTACAAAGTCCAGCCAACAAGTACACAAACATGGCAAAAAACCAAAAGTAAATGAAATCCCACACGAAAAACGTCCACTGAGCAGGAGTTACAGATGTCATGTACTTGA is a window of Xiphophorus maculatus strain JP 163 A chromosome 21, X_maculatus-5.0-male, whole genome shotgun sequence DNA encoding:
- the LOC111606182 gene encoding uncharacterized protein LOC111606182 isoform X1, giving the protein MVNHNPPRIILMFVGLFTLFPAITLNFLSGFGDYSGVFRQRTEDVSLKYMTSVTPAQWTFFVWDFIYFWFFAMFVYLLAGLCRRSTYEWMYTTPAVLPYGFHVSIIIYLSLNITWLFLYDREMLLPVLITAALMTLTDYMTLFFSCHGLKIYGAWLSKHRNADLWMFRILVQNGVAVYATWGTLSTLLNLTIYLQHQTEASRYHCTMLSLLLLLMELLVWFLLENFYLDKHLRYTVTIYPLVILWLTGILDNNASPGTNLYILEVLILVIACVLLVVRIILVAWRHHKQPLYTDNELSLTPVEISLSQPNLFL
- the LOC111606182 gene encoding uncharacterized protein LOC111606182 isoform X2; amino-acid sequence: MYTTPAVLPYGFHVSIIIYLSLNITWLFLYDREMLLPVLITAALMTLTDYMTLFFSCHGLKIYGAWLSKHRNADLWMFRILVQNGVAVYATWGTLSTLLNLTIYLQHQTEASRYHCTMLSLLLLLMELLVWFLLENFYLDKHLRYTVTIYPLVILWLTGILDNNASPGTNLYILEVLILVIACVLLVVRIILVAWRHHKQPLYTDNELSLTPVEISLSQPNLFL